DNA from Megalopta genalis isolate 19385.01 chromosome 15, iyMegGena1_principal, whole genome shotgun sequence:
gctcgagttaactcgagcgcgctaaactggccacaaactgtgcacactggagataattcgagcggcgttgtactttatgttgctataatttttcacactcgaatgcaatcgagaattgaaaataacaatctgaaagcaacaaaaaaaacaatcgttttattgatatttatcatttgcatgggattgtaagctataacacttacttattcaagtataaaatatatcctttttctacttatcacacttacgacttatctcttccttgtgagccgctttccgacagcgtattcatattcagattctgattcgctcatttttcaatatatattttactaaaatataatgtaaaataaaatataataataataataataatgataataataacaacaataataataataacaataataacaataataataataataataataacaataataataatagtaatattctgaaaattagaaatcataccaattgtataaattgtataaatatttttgtatttttgtaattgtcttgccaagacaacgttctaaattgtgtttttttacattaaaaaaaatttattttttttggccggcctttttaaaaaatctgtgcattaaggggttaatcagCGAAACTCCCGAGCGGCGCTGCGTGTTCAATTTCTCATCCTCGAAGACCTGAAACGAAGGTGAAGGAATTAGGGTTAAAATGAAAATTGGAGATTTAAAAGCCCGTGGATCTTTTCGACGTTCCTGTTGGATAGCTGCGAATGTTCGTGAATATTTTGTCGCAAAGAAGTACCGAGAATTGCCATGAGAATATTTTGTCGAGTGCTTTCGAAGAACCCTTCGACGCCGCGCACGGAAACCATATGTTTCCACGAGCGATCATGCTGGCTAGGATGACTCTCGCCGACACGCGACCCGCAGCCACCTCGAACGTACTTCGCCGACGATTCGACTCGCGAACGGGAATGATATCCGTGGAATTCTCCCAGATCATCTTTTCGCAATTACAATAACACGCGATGCTAATAACTGGACAGCGGAGGTTTCCGTGAATCGGTGTTTTCGTGAACGCGATTCGAAAGGGAAAAATAAAACTGAGACGTATATGTTAAGAATTTGATTCGACTAGAAATTGTACTTTTTTTCATGATGTTTGTAGTTACCTGTtaatgttttatattatttgagAATTAATTATACCTCGTCTGTGACAATGAATTCTAAGTGTTCACTTTGTTTCATTTTCACAACGGTGAAACCGTTTTTGCAAGTCGGTAGTCGGCCAGCAGTTTCAATATTTTATCGTGAGTGGCGCCATCAGACTTGGCGTTTTGTTTTTGTAGGGCGGTAATTTGGCTGACggtttcagcgttttgccactacGCAAATTAGCGCTGTATGGACCCTCCCAAAGTGAGCTTCGAGATTTCACCACAAGGAGCGCCACTTATTACAAATGAAGTTTGGTTCGAGCGCCAATCAATGTAGTGGCAAaatgctcaaactgttagccaaaaccGACTGTCGGCAATTTGGCGAACAGTtcgagcgttttgccactacgCCAagtggcgctgtacggacctccGAAGCGAGCTTCGAGATTTCACCACAAGGAGCGCCACATGTTACAAATAGCGCTAATCTTGAATTTATAGGAGCAAATGATTTGTGCCGCTTTGAACGTGGTCGCTTATGAGAAATTCATCATGAATCATCTGTAGTTGGATTTTATTAACAATAAACTTTTTTGTATGGTATGCACGCAGGAAATTCTGCTGAACATCTCTATGCCTTCAAAGTATATTTTTAGACATTAAGTTGACAGAATTTACGAAATATTTACGTTTTCCAGTTTCCATGTTTTCAAGCGTCGACGAAAAATGGCGCTTGATTCGctgttttgttaaatatttattaagagATACGATAATAGCAGTTGTCATTACAAATTGATGGGGATACCAACCAATAATTTTCGAAGAAGTTTAATTACTTTTTCTTATGCTTTTTTATCAATTCAACCATATCATATACATACTTACTACGTATGTACCGTATAACCTGTGATTGTAGTATATGTAAGTTTACACTGACTGGTTTGTGCAGCCGGCGAAGTTGGGTGAAGCCGGGACAAACAATATACACACATTTTTTACGTAATTAGGAGATTTGCTGCATTGCTTTTTAATTTGAGAACATAACAAGTACTCAAAATGAGTAAAGCACATCCTCCTGAACTCAAAAAGTAAGtctgttaaatcatttggttagcAATGTTACTACGAATCCACGCTAAAGATAAACCTAATAAAACGATGTTAAATAATTCTGTTGTTTTATTGTAGATACATGGATAAGAGATTATCACGTAAGTGAAGTTTAGGTTTTAACAATTATTCGTAAGGttttaacaattattcattaattaatataaaataatcacATTTATAGGTTATAAAGGTTGTTAATGTTTTGTTTACATGTTACATGTTTAACGTAAAATTTCTTGCAGTAAAATTAAATGGTGGACGACACGTTGTCGGTATTTTACGCGGATTTGATCCATTCATGAATATGGTGATCGATGAAAGTATAGAAGAATGCAAAGATGGCACAAAAAACAATATTGGCATGGTGGTGAGTTACGTTATATGAAATTTAACAATCTTAAGATTTACAGTCGTAATTTAATGTGTTTTATTTTCCCAGGTAATACGTGGTAATAGCGTCATAATGTTAGAGGCTCTAGATAGAATATGAGAACAACAAACGCGGAAATtatgtaaaaatataatttgtatTCTTAGGAGATTAAGTAAAGAATCTTTTTTATGACTTATCAAGTTAACGCTTTTAATCTTTCTCCAAATAAGAATATGTTTCAAACAACGTAATTTGTGTCTAAAAATAAAACGTCACTTTAAATAAATGCTGTGTTattaaatattcatttattaCAAAAACTTCGTCTATAAATACATCAATGAACAATATCTGCCACAAGTTACACTTAGGACGCATTATATTTCGCTTAGTACTTCTGTGATTATATTCACTGAAAAAATAATCTATTTACAGCTTCATAATTTGAGAAATTCTCATGCGGTCTATACCAGTAAATAATGATGTTTAAGTCTTTAAATCTATGAAATTAGTAGATCGTAACATGACTGTTCAGCTTCATGAATGGAAAATTCGATAAATGTTATTGTCGATCGAAAATCGGTAAAGTAACCAAcagaataaatattattctcGCGTAAGGAACATTAAAATTTAGAAGGCAcgtgatattttatttatttcctttATCGAGGAACATATTCGGGTGACACGAAAATTACCTTTTCATCTAAGTTTTCTGTAATGTATCTAtttattctctctctttttctggtCAACGTTCGGTAAAATCTGGGTATTCATTTCAGAATTTAAAGCACATTCTATAACAAGATATAAGATTTGTCAACCTTCTGTCTGTATAACAGGCGTTCTTTGTTATTTCATATCGGACAATAATAATACAGCTTAAAACTCTGGTATATCGGACATCAGTTCCCATATATCCTTTTCGATATGAAAGTACCATGTGAATAATATTATTTCACGAAGTTGAACGTTTCTAAGAACAGTTGCTACATACAAGTAGTGTCTATTTCATATCGTTCTACATGTAGCAAtgcattttcattgtaataagTGAAGTGACGGTCGACGTCTTCAGCATACAATAAAAATTTCGTTTCCATACTTCTACTGCAAGGTTTTGTTCTGATAAGAAAGCTGATGTTGCGTAAAGTTTTTTGTGATAACAATTACATACATTGTTTCCATGTTGGCAAAGTGATTTCAAAAATACCTAAAACATCTACAAACTTAGATGTATGTGTTAATGAATGAATGACTGACTGAATGAATGAAttgatgaacaaatgagtgaatactTTTAAATAACTATACAACTAAAGATAAAAGGAACACAATGCAGCTTGTATGCATTCATGCATCAAAAATGGCGTTTAACTCTCTTTCCATATAAAATACTTTTACTagaataaaatgaaaagatTATGTAGTTATTTCTCATTGAAATTACCTGACCATGCACGTTAAGATATGTATGATTATATCTTTGTTTGCTTGCACAATTGtcataattaaaatttttcacgTGAAATGATAAAACTGTTACAGTGGAAAGATGGTCACATATCACAGTTCGAAAATTTTTGCTTACTCTTAAATTTAATTTCCATTTAATCTGTAGCAGTTTCTTCGAGCGTGTTACTTTCTTGAAAAATATAATTCCTTAACTCATCTGAATAatgttcttattatctctttaTATATAATCTATTTTATGAATAAGAAACAAAGATCTGGGTATATTTTAAAATGTCTTTTTCTGTGCGAAACCTGCTACGTAATTTAAATTACGATCTAATAATTTAATTAGTTGAAAAACTCGAATAAAATTCAGTTGTGGAAAAAGTAACAATTGGTTAATCATAGTACTTATGCATATTCTGCCAACAATCACTTACTCGAGTTTCATAACAAGTATACTTTcaatttgaataattatttttcgTTCTTTGAGACTTCAATGAGCGATTACAATTGGAATGTTTTACGTTTCATTAAAGTCGTCCAATTCTATTTTGATATTTTCAACAGTAATCTCATCATAATTAGAATTGTGTCCATTCGTTTTACTGTCGTTTTCGATCTTTGTTTTTACTGGTAAGCTATTCGTATCAATTTTCACAAAATCCTTTGTGTCGAAATCCTCGTCGGACACATCACCATTTTCCATGGCAGCGTCCATTCTATCTAAAATTTTTCCTGTTCGATTGTGCACTGAGGCAAAGTGCTTGACTAATTCCTCCTGCATCACCTCAGCGTGACACAAGGCACACGCTACTCTGCCATGCTTCAGTTGTCTATGATATTTCAAATCTCTCATGGTAGGACAATTCGTGGGACAGTCCAAGCATTGGAAGGTCTGCTGTAGACtccgtttcttttttataagaGCCTGAACTTCGGGTAATTTGTTTTTTTTGTGATTGAGTACCATATGATTCCTCAGCTCGATGTTATTAGCAAAAGACTCTTTGCACACCTTACAAGAATATCGTGACTCGCCAGTGTGCATGGCAACGTGCAACTTGAAGTACCAATCCGTGCTAA
Protein-coding regions in this window:
- the SNRPG gene encoding small nuclear ribonucleoprotein G, which produces MSKAHPPELKKYMDKRLSLKLNGGRHVVGILRGFDPFMNMVIDESIEECKDGTKNNIGMVVIRGNSVIMLEALDRI